One window of Desulfarculus baarsii DSM 2075 genomic DNA carries:
- the tilS gene encoding tRNA lysidine(34) synthetase TilS, whose protein sequence is MAKPWPGPGTLVAAVSGGADSVAMLRLLAEQASERGWRLVVGHVDHGLRADSAVDAAFVADLAGALGLECRVVRVVARQAGLSPEDAARRARRQALLALAEELDAVAVALAHTIDDQAETVLARLLTGAGPGGLAAMRPRSGPLWRPLLAVRGRELRDYLAALGQPWREDPSNADRAYQRNRLRHAVLPLCRQLINPRADEALARLAGLLADEEDYWRGLLDDALAAHGRREGASLCLSLGWLLAQPPFLRRRMMRHIAGRLLGGGQHLLFDHVAGLERLLTMAAGKSLTLPFGLRAWREHEHLRLAPDVDPPPLRVRLDGPGLVDLPALGTALLAREVAPGATLRARGGRAWLPLEDVRWPLELCWPWPGMRFWPLGAPGAKRLSKIAIDRKVPPWWRKRLLVVADEGGPWWVWPLAPAQRARVRADGPLLELSLVDSLANWPYSIEFKGPISDRELPLPTWAEP, encoded by the coding sequence TTGGCCAAGCCGTGGCCGGGGCCGGGGACGCTGGTCGCGGCGGTCAGCGGCGGGGCCGATTCGGTGGCGATGCTGCGGCTGTTGGCCGAGCAGGCGTCCGAGCGGGGCTGGCGGCTGGTGGTGGGCCACGTGGACCACGGTCTGCGGGCGGATTCGGCCGTCGACGCCGCCTTCGTGGCCGATCTGGCCGGGGCGCTGGGCCTGGAGTGTCGGGTGGTCAGGGTCGTGGCCAGGCAGGCGGGGCTTTCGCCCGAGGACGCCGCGCGCCGGGCGCGCCGTCAGGCGCTATTGGCCCTGGCCGAGGAACTGGACGCCGTGGCCGTGGCCCTGGCCCACACCATCGACGATCAGGCCGAGACGGTGCTGGCCCGGCTTTTGACCGGCGCGGGCCCCGGCGGCCTGGCGGCCATGCGGCCCCGGTCCGGCCCGCTGTGGCGGCCGCTGCTGGCCGTGCGCGGCCGGGAACTGCGCGATTATCTGGCCGCCCTGGGCCAGCCCTGGCGCGAAGACCCCAGCAACGCCGATCGGGCCTATCAGCGCAACCGCCTGCGCCACGCCGTTTTGCCCCTGTGTCGCCAACTGATCAACCCCCGCGCCGACGAGGCCCTGGCCCGCCTGGCCGGCCTGCTGGCCGACGAGGAAGATTATTGGCGCGGCCTGCTCGATGACGCCTTGGCCGCCCACGGTCGCCGCGAGGGCGCAAGCCTCTGCCTGTCGCTGGGCTGGCTGCTGGCCCAGCCGCCGTTTTTGCGGCGACGCATGATGCGCCACATCGCAGGCCGGCTGCTGGGCGGTGGCCAGCACCTGCTCTTTGACCACGTGGCGGGCCTGGAGCGCCTGCTGACCATGGCCGCCGGCAAGAGCCTGACCTTGCCTTTTGGCTTGCGGGCCTGGCGCGAGCACGAACATCTGCGCCTGGCCCCGGACGTTGATCCGCCGCCGCTACGCGTCCGGCTGGACGGCCCCGGCCTGGTGGATCTGCCGGCGCTGGGCACGGCGCTGCTGGCGCGGGAAGTGGCCCCCGGCGCGACGCTTCGGGCCAGGGGTGGTCGGGCCTGGCTGCCGCTTGAGGATGTGCGCTGGCCGCTGGAGCTTTGCTGGCCCTGGCCGGGCATGCGTTTTTGGCCGCTGGGCGCGCCGGGAGCCAAGCGGCTGAGCAAGATCGCCATCGACCGCAAGGTCCCGCCGTGGTGGCGAAAACGCCTGCTGGTCGTGGCCGACGAGGGCGGTCCGTGGTGGGTCTGGCCGCTGGCCCCGGCCCAGCGGGCCAGGGTGAGGGCCGATGGGCCGCTGTTGGAGCTAAGCCTCGTTGACAGCTTGGCAAACTGGCCATATAGTATTGAGTTCAAAGGTCCGATTTCGGACCGTGAGTTGCCACTCCCAACCTGGGCCGAGCCATGA
- the ftsH gene encoding ATP-dependent zinc metalloprotease FtsH has product MNPLFKNLALWLVISLMMVLLFNMFNQRSQSSASVSYSEFMDAVDQGQVSRVSIQGQEVSGDKRDGVHFRTFVPDDPELIKNLRAKGVRITAKPADESPWYMTLLASWFPMLLLIGVWIFFMRQMQSGGGKAMSFGKSRAQLMTEPGGRRITFEDVAGVEEAKEELAEIVEFLREPKKFTRLGGRIPKGVLLVGSPGTGKTLLARAIAGEAGVPFFSISGSDFVEMFVGVGASRVRDLFTQGKKQAPCIIFIDEIDAVGRHRGAGLGGGHDEREQTLNQLLVEMDGFESNEGVILIAATNRPDVLDPALLRPGRFDRQVVVPVPDVRGREKVLHVHTRRTPLGPDVDLAVLARGTPGFSGADLENMVNEAALLAARENKDVIGMLDFERAKDKVLMGTERRSLILSDEEKRTTALHEAGHALVAMMLPGTDPVHKVTIIPRGRALGLTQQLPVDERHTYPRDYLVNNLAVFMGGRAAEEVALDKITTGAGNDIERATDLARKMVCEWGMSEVIGPASFGRREEHPFLGRELGSQRDYSERTAVAIDDEVRRFVHEAHETAIGILRAHRDKLDALAAALLEEETLDADAVESIVRGGPRKKAKPAAAPAPPPEPAAPRDLPGDGPVESEPWSAARAREGADEPDA; this is encoded by the coding sequence ATCAATCCGTTATTTAAAAACCTGGCCCTCTGGTTGGTCATCAGCCTGATGATGGTGCTGTTGTTCAACATGTTCAACCAGCGCAGCCAGAGTAGCGCCTCGGTGTCCTATTCCGAGTTCATGGACGCCGTCGACCAGGGCCAGGTCAGCCGGGTGTCGATCCAGGGCCAGGAGGTCAGTGGCGACAAGCGCGATGGCGTGCATTTCCGCACCTTCGTGCCCGACGACCCGGAGCTGATCAAAAACCTGCGGGCCAAGGGCGTGCGCATCACGGCCAAGCCGGCCGACGAGTCGCCGTGGTACATGACGCTTCTGGCCTCGTGGTTCCCGATGCTGTTGCTGATCGGCGTGTGGATTTTTTTCATGCGCCAGATGCAATCCGGCGGCGGCAAGGCCATGAGCTTCGGCAAGAGCCGGGCCCAACTGATGACCGAGCCCGGCGGCCGGCGCATCACCTTCGAGGACGTGGCCGGCGTCGAGGAAGCCAAGGAAGAGCTGGCCGAGATCGTCGAATTTCTACGCGAGCCCAAGAAATTCACCCGCCTGGGCGGACGCATCCCCAAGGGCGTGCTGCTGGTGGGCTCGCCTGGCACGGGCAAGACTCTGCTGGCCCGGGCCATCGCCGGCGAGGCGGGCGTGCCGTTTTTCTCGATCAGCGGCTCGGACTTTGTCGAGATGTTCGTGGGCGTGGGGGCCAGCCGCGTGCGCGACCTGTTCACCCAGGGCAAAAAACAGGCCCCGTGCATCATCTTCATCGACGAGATCGACGCGGTGGGCCGCCATCGCGGCGCGGGCCTGGGCGGCGGTCACGACGAGCGCGAGCAGACCCTCAACCAGCTGCTGGTGGAGATGGACGGCTTCGAGTCCAACGAGGGCGTGATCCTCATCGCCGCCACCAACCGGCCCGACGTACTTGATCCGGCCCTGCTGCGGCCCGGCCGTTTCGACCGCCAGGTCGTGGTGCCCGTGCCCGACGTGCGCGGCCGCGAAAAGGTGCTGCATGTGCACACCCGTCGCACGCCCCTGGGCCCGGATGTCGATCTGGCCGTGCTGGCCCGGGGCACGCCGGGCTTTTCGGGGGCCGACCTGGAGAACATGGTCAACGAGGCCGCCCTGCTGGCCGCCCGCGAGAACAAAGACGTCATCGGCATGCTCGATTTCGAGCGGGCCAAGGACAAGGTGCTCATGGGCACCGAGCGCCGCAGCCTGATCCTCAGCGACGAAGAAAAGCGCACCACCGCCCTGCACGAGGCCGGCCACGCCCTGGTGGCCATGATGCTGCCCGGCACCGACCCCGTGCACAAGGTGACGATCATCCCCCGCGGCCGGGCCCTGGGCCTGACTCAGCAATTGCCCGTGGACGAGCGCCACACCTACCCGCGCGACTATCTGGTCAACAACCTGGCCGTGTTCATGGGCGGCCGGGCGGCCGAGGAAGTGGCGTTGGACAAGATCACCACCGGCGCGGGCAACGACATTGAACGGGCCACCGATCTGGCCCGCAAGATGGTCTGCGAATGGGGCATGAGCGAGGTGATCGGCCCGGCCTCCTTTGGCCGCCGCGAGGAGCACCCCTTCCTGGGCCGCGAGCTTGGCTCGCAACGCGATTACTCCGAGCGCACGGCCGTGGCCATCGACGACGAGGTGCGCCGCTTTGTCCACGAGGCCCACGAGACGGCGATCGGCATCCTGCGCGCCCACCGCGACAAGCTCGACGCCCTGGCCGCGGCGCTGCTGGAGGAAGAGACCCTCGACGCCGATGCGGTCGAATCCATCGTGCGCGGCGGCCCGCGCAAAAAAGCCAAGCCCGCCGCCGCGCCCGCCCCGCCGCCCGAGCCGGCCGCCCCCCGCGACCTGCCCGGCGACGGCCCGGTGGAAAGCGAGCCCTGGTCCGCCGCGCGGGCCAGGGAAGGCGCGGATGAACCAGATGCATAG
- the folP gene encoding dihydropteroate synthase, with protein MHRVKRRLDLPGGGALELGERTLIMGVVNVTPDSFSDGGRYQDIEAAVAHGLSLVAQGADILDVGGESTRPGSDPVSAEEEIARVVPVIAGLARQCEAVISIDTNKAQVAAAAMAAGARLINDVTALTGDPAMTAVAVESGAAVVLMHMLGTPKTMQQSPAYDDVVAEVGAYLVQRAQAVEAAGVARGRIIIDPGIGFGKNLEHNLSLLRNLPRLAELGYPLLLGASRKAFIGQLTGRPVELRLWGTLGAHVLGAALGADIVRVHDVAPLRDALAVCDAVMAREPR; from the coding sequence ATGCATAGAGTCAAACGTCGGCTGGATCTGCCCGGCGGCGGCGCGTTGGAGCTGGGCGAGCGCACGCTGATCATGGGCGTGGTCAACGTCACGCCCGATTCGTTTTCCGACGGCGGTCGTTATCAAGATATAGAAGCGGCCGTGGCCCATGGCCTGAGCCTGGTGGCCCAGGGGGCCGACATCCTCGACGTGGGCGGCGAATCGACCCGGCCCGGCTCCGACCCGGTTTCGGCCGAGGAAGAGATCGCCAGGGTCGTCCCGGTGATCGCCGGCCTGGCCCGCCAGTGCGAGGCCGTCATCAGCATCGACACCAACAAGGCCCAGGTGGCCGCTGCGGCCATGGCGGCCGGGGCGCGCCTCATCAACGACGTCACCGCCCTGACCGGCGACCCGGCCATGACCGCCGTGGCCGTCGAAAGCGGCGCGGCGGTGGTGTTGATGCACATGTTGGGCACGCCAAAGACCATGCAGCAAAGCCCCGCCTACGACGACGTGGTGGCCGAGGTCGGCGCTTATCTGGTCCAGCGGGCCCAGGCGGTGGAGGCCGCCGGCGTGGCGCGCGGGCGCATCATTATCGATCCGGGCATCGGCTTTGGCAAAAATCTCGAACACAACCTGAGCCTGCTGCGCAACCTGCCGCGCCTGGCCGAGTTGGGCTATCCGCTGCTGTTGGGGGCCAGCCGCAAGGCCTTCATCGGTCAGCTGACCGGCCGGCCGGTGGAGCTGCGCCTGTGGGGCACGCTGGGCGCGCACGTGCTGGGCGCGGCCCTGGGCGCCGATATCGTGCGCGTCCACGACGTGGCCCCCCTGCGTGACGCCCTGGCGGTCTGCGACGCCGTCATGGCCCGGGAGCCCCGCTGA
- the cdaA gene encoding diadenylate cyclase CdaA: protein MGDLLALLQQLRWQDLADIALVAFVFYQIILLVRGTRAMQMLTGLGLVMAVWWLSRELDMVATNWLITSFLSSLVVVVIVIFQADIRRALTRMGQRSIFANHAPQADTLRDVATAAGIMARRRTGALMVLERRTGLEDYIEGSVKIEAQVSAELLVSIFQVTGPLHDGAVVIEGGKIRVARCMLPLAKDAEAGRRLGSRHLAAMGLSSESDAVVVVVSEERGQISLALGGKLVGPLEVEQLQQKLGELFPQTDPNQTVAARLWGGLRHLAGGFSKDKDRA from the coding sequence ATGGGCGATCTCCTGGCGCTTTTGCAACAATTGCGCTGGCAGGATCTGGCCGACATCGCCCTGGTGGCCTTTGTCTTTTACCAGATAATCCTCTTGGTGCGCGGCACCAGGGCCATGCAGATGCTCACCGGCCTGGGCCTGGTGATGGCGGTGTGGTGGCTCAGCCGCGAACTGGACATGGTGGCCACCAACTGGCTGATCACCTCGTTTCTGTCGTCGTTGGTGGTGGTGGTCATCGTCATCTTCCAGGCCGACATCCGCCGGGCCCTGACGCGCATGGGCCAGCGCTCGATCTTTGCCAACCACGCGCCTCAAGCCGACACCCTGCGCGATGTGGCCACGGCCGCCGGCATCATGGCCCGGCGGCGCACCGGCGCGCTGATGGTGCTGGAGCGGCGCACCGGCCTGGAAGACTACATCGAAGGCAGCGTCAAGATCGAGGCCCAGGTCTCGGCCGAGTTGTTGGTGAGCATCTTCCAGGTCACGGGGCCGTTGCACGACGGCGCGGTGGTCATCGAGGGCGGCAAGATTCGCGTGGCCCGCTGCATGTTGCCCCTGGCCAAGGACGCCGAGGCCGGCCGCCGGCTGGGTTCGCGGCACCTGGCGGCCATGGGCCTTTCGTCCGAGAGCGATGCGGTGGTGGTGGTGGTCAGTGAGGAGCGAGGCCAGATCAGCCTGGCCCTGGGCGGCAAGTTGGTGGGGCCGCTGGAGGTCGAGCAGTTGCAGCAAAAGCTGGGCGAGCTGTTCCCCCAGACCGACCCGAACCAAACCGTCGCCGCCCGTTTGTGGGGCGGCCTGCGCCATCTGGCCGGCGGTTTCTCCAAGGACAAAGACCGTGCTTGA
- a CDS encoding CdaR family protein codes for MLERLRNNWQLKLLALFFSVMLWLIVVGVEKAEITVKVPVEVFGQSPNLVVDGEVAPELDLRLYGPRTLVRGVAERRPVKQVNLKGLAAGEHVFRLGVEDISLPPWVSVVRVSPSEIRLKLVERFSRQVRVSPVIKGQPADGFELEAVTFDPPMVTVSGLQKDLAELDWIWSEQISVSGLSQSTEKLVELRRPAGRSVLVSPTTVKAIISIKAASI; via the coding sequence GTGCTTGAGCGCCTGCGCAACAATTGGCAGTTGAAGCTGCTGGCCCTGTTTTTTTCGGTGATGCTGTGGCTGATCGTGGTCGGCGTGGAAAAGGCCGAAATCACGGTGAAAGTTCCGGTAGAGGTCTTTGGCCAGAGCCCGAATCTGGTTGTCGATGGCGAGGTGGCCCCGGAGCTTGATCTGCGCCTCTACGGCCCGCGCACGCTGGTGCGTGGCGTGGCCGAGCGGCGGCCGGTCAAGCAGGTCAACCTCAAGGGCCTGGCCGCCGGCGAGCACGTCTTCCGGCTGGGCGTCGAGGACATCTCGCTGCCGCCGTGGGTCAGCGTGGTGCGCGTGAGCCCCTCGGAGATCCGCCTGAAGCTGGTTGAGCGCTTTTCGCGCCAGGTGCGGGTCAGCCCGGTGATCAAGGGCCAGCCGGCCGACGGCTTCGAGTTGGAGGCGGTGACCTTCGACCCGCCCATGGTCACCGTCAGCGGCCTGCAAAAAGACTTGGCCGAGCTGGATTGGATCTGGAGCGAGCAGATCAGCGTCAGCGGGCTGAGCCAATCCACCGAAAAGCTCGTCGAACTGCGCCGGCCGGCCGGCCGCTCCGTGCTGGTCTCGCCGACGACGGTCAAGGCCATTATTTCCATCAAGGCGGCAAGTATCTAA
- the glmM gene encoding phosphoglucosamine mutase, with the protein MEGQARIFGTDGVRGVANVHPMTVEMALAIGQGVAAVFRRGKAKHKVIIGKDTRLSGYMFENALVAGICSMGGDALLMGPMPTPAIAFLTRSMRADAGIVISASHNPYEDNGIKIFARDGYKLPDETETLIENYALCAASCRAPEQAPEAGKVGRARRIDDAAGRYIVFAKRTFPDELTLDGLRIVIDCANGATYRVAPAVFAELGADVILSGVEPDGRNINAQCGALHPENTAALVRQHEADLGLAFDGDGDRLIMVDEKGQVVDGDQIMAVCADYLMDQGVLNHATVVATVMSNLGLELCLRERGVRMLRTKVGDRYVVEAMRQGGYNLGGEQSGHILFLDHNTTGDGVVSALQVLAIMVRTGKRLSELAAVMTRLPQVLINVPVRQRTPIAQVPGLVAAIKTQEERLGQTGRLLVRYSGTEAKLRIMVEAADVDLMNEAAEELRRVVVAELGA; encoded by the coding sequence ATGGAAGGGCAAGCCAGAATCTTCGGCACCGACGGCGTGCGCGGCGTGGCCAACGTTCACCCCATGACCGTGGAGATGGCTCTGGCCATCGGCCAGGGCGTGGCCGCCGTGTTTCGGCGCGGCAAGGCCAAGCACAAGGTGATCATCGGCAAGGACACCCGCCTGTCGGGCTACATGTTTGAAAACGCCCTGGTGGCCGGCATCTGCTCCATGGGCGGCGACGCCCTGCTGATGGGCCCCATGCCCACGCCGGCCATCGCCTTTCTCACCCGCAGCATGCGCGCCGACGCCGGCATCGTCATCAGCGCCAGCCACAATCCCTACGAGGACAACGGCATCAAGATCTTCGCCCGCGATGGCTACAAGCTGCCCGACGAAACCGAGACGCTCATCGAAAACTACGCCTTGTGCGCCGCCTCCTGCCGCGCGCCCGAGCAGGCCCCCGAGGCCGGCAAGGTCGGCCGGGCCAGGCGCATCGATGACGCCGCCGGCCGCTACATCGTCTTCGCCAAGCGCACATTCCCCGACGAGCTGACCCTCGACGGGCTGCGCATCGTCATCGACTGCGCCAACGGCGCGACCTACCGCGTGGCCCCGGCGGTGTTTGCCGAACTGGGCGCCGACGTCATCCTCAGCGGCGTCGAGCCCGACGGCCGCAACATCAACGCCCAATGCGGCGCGCTGCACCCGGAAAACACCGCCGCCCTGGTCCGCCAGCACGAGGCCGACCTGGGCCTGGCCTTCGACGGAGACGGCGACCGCCTGATCATGGTCGACGAAAAAGGCCAGGTCGTCGATGGCGATCAGATCATGGCCGTCTGCGCCGATTATTTGATGGATCAAGGCGTGCTCAACCACGCCACGGTGGTGGCCACGGTGATGTCCAACCTGGGCCTGGAGCTGTGCCTGCGCGAACGTGGCGTGCGCATGCTGCGCACCAAGGTCGGCGACCGCTACGTGGTCGAGGCCATGCGCCAGGGTGGCTACAACCTGGGCGGCGAACAGAGCGGCCACATTCTGTTTTTGGATCACAACACCACCGGCGATGGCGTCGTCAGCGCCCTACAGGTGTTGGCGATCATGGTGCGCACCGGCAAGCGCTTGAGTGAACTGGCCGCCGTGATGACCCGCCTGCCCCAGGTGCTGATCAACGTGCCCGTGCGCCAACGCACGCCCATCGCCCAGGTTCCGGGCCTGGTGGCGGCGATCAAAACCCAGGAAGAGCGCCTGGGCCAGACGGGCCGCTTGCTGGTGCGTTATTCGGGCACCGAGGCCAAGCTGCGCATCATGGTCGAGGCGGCCGATGTGGATCTGATGAACGAGGCGGCCGAGGAGCTGCGGCGGGTGGTCGTGGCCGAACTGGGCGCTTGA
- a CDS encoding type III pantothenate kinase yields MLLAIDVGNTNTVIGVFQQEKLVADWRVRTEPERTRDELAILIKNLFANSPLSLSSIRGVIISCVVPPVVNAFNQFCRRYLDMNPMFVGPGMKTGMPILYDNPREVGADRIVNAVAAYERHRCDLIVVDFGTATTFDCISAKGEYLGGAIAPGISISMDALFTRASKLPRVEIFNQPKAAVAKDTISAMNAGIVFGYAGLVDGLVRAINAERGLQSKVIATGGLARVIATQSETLEDIDELLTLDGLRILYQRNQ; encoded by the coding sequence ATGCTACTTGCCATTGACGTGGGCAACACCAACACTGTTATCGGCGTCTTCCAGCAAGAAAAACTGGTGGCCGATTGGCGGGTGCGCACCGAGCCAGAACGCACCCGCGACGAACTGGCGATCTTGATCAAAAACCTCTTTGCCAACAGCCCCCTGTCGCTCAGCAGCATCCGCGGGGTGATCATCTCCTGCGTGGTGCCGCCGGTGGTCAACGCCTTCAATCAGTTCTGTCGGCGCTACCTGGACATGAACCCCATGTTCGTGGGGCCGGGCATGAAAACGGGCATGCCCATCCTCTACGACAACCCCCGCGAAGTGGGGGCCGACCGCATCGTCAACGCCGTGGCCGCCTATGAGCGCCACCGCTGCGACCTGATCGTGGTCGATTTCGGCACGGCCACCACCTTCGACTGCATCTCGGCCAAGGGCGAATACCTGGGCGGGGCCATCGCGCCGGGCATCAGCATCAGCATGGACGCTCTGTTCACCCGCGCCAGCAAGCTGCCCCGGGTCGAGATCTTCAATCAGCCCAAGGCCGCCGTGGCCAAGGACACCATCAGCGCGATGAACGCCGGCATTGTTTTCGGTTACGCCGGCCTGGTCGACGGCCTGGTGCGGGCGATCAACGCCGAGCGCGGCTTGCAGAGCAAGGTCATCGCCACCGGCGGCCTGGCCAGGGTCATCGCCACCCAGTCGGAGACGCTGGAGGATATCGACGAACTGCTGACCCTGGACGGCCTGCGCATCCTCTACCAGCGCAATCAATGA
- a CDS encoding S66 peptidase family protein, protein MTAARAPIWPRPGRAVAVTAPAGRVEPVALAAGLEALRALVGQRPLLAEGLATAEGYLAGPDQQRAARLGRLWADETVDLIVCARGGFGSSRLLPLLDLPAMAAAGKCLLGFSDITCLVLALACRGLVGLHGPVLTQLPRLDQASLADVSALLAGRPPWPGRLTGQGAGGGVAEGPLLGGNLTMLCHLVGTPWQPDLDGAILCLEDTGEAPYRLDRMITKLELTGLLDRVAGVALGGLDAAGQSPPEHLEALMNRLRVRGLPLVWDLPFGHGARNRILPMGARARLDGAAGLLETGLDL, encoded by the coding sequence ATGACCGCCGCCCGCGCGCCGATCTGGCCCCGGCCGGGCCGCGCGGTGGCCGTGACCGCCCCGGCCGGCCGGGTCGAGCCCGTGGCCCTGGCCGCCGGCCTGGAGGCCTTGCGCGCCCTGGTCGGCCAGCGTCCGCTGCTGGCCGAAGGTCTGGCCACGGCCGAGGGCTATCTGGCCGGGCCCGACCAGCAACGGGCCGCGCGCCTGGGCCGGCTGTGGGCCGACGAAACGGTGGACCTGATCGTCTGCGCGCGGGGCGGTTTTGGCTCCTCCAGGCTGCTGCCGCTGCTGGATCTACCGGCCATGGCCGCCGCCGGCAAGTGCCTGCTGGGCTTTTCCGACATTACCTGCCTGGTGCTGGCCCTGGCCTGTCGGGGCCTGGTCGGCCTGCACGGCCCGGTGCTGACCCAACTGCCCCGGCTGGACCAGGCCAGCCTGGCCGACGTGAGCGCGCTGTTGGCCGGGCGGCCGCCCTGGCCGGGGCGCTTGACGGGCCAGGGGGCCGGCGGCGGCGTGGCCGAGGGCCCTCTGCTGGGCGGCAACCTGACCATGCTCTGCCACCTGGTCGGCACGCCGTGGCAGCCCGATCTGGACGGGGCCATCCTCTGCCTGGAAGACACCGGCGAGGCCCCCTATCGCCTGGATCGCATGATCACCAAGCTGGAGCTGACCGGCCTGCTGGATCGGGTGGCCGGCGTGGCCCTGGGCGGCCTCGACGCCGCCGGCCAGAGCCCGCCCGAGCACCTGGAGGCGCTCATGAACCGCCTGCGCGTCCGGGGCCTGCCGTTGGTCTGGGATCTGCCCTTTGGCCACGGCGCGCGCAACCGCATCCTGCCCATGGGCGCACGGGCCCGCCTCGACGGCGCGGCCGGCCTGCTGGAAACGGGGTTGGACCTGTGA
- a CDS encoding serine hydrolase domain-containing protein translates to MIEKLQAMLDDGVARGVAPAMVLHLWQGSEAGCRLSAGAAEPDTYFDLASLTKPLATALLAFDLAADGVLPLEATLGQVWGDVTPPDKRPISVAHLLCHASGLPAHRPFYQALEKLAAPSARRGLLKAMLLNEPLEAPPGARAVYSDLGYMLLGLLLEEAAGVLLETAVAQTHARLGLSDAPRFNPTGGPAPIALSRIAPCGPLPGRPLIHGQVEDENAFAMGGVAGHSGLFGASAQVVALMAAMARLTAGEGPWPAQIVAPLFHVDAATPGSTRTAGLDTPCGPESAAGPNAPAGVVGHLGFTGVSMWLHPASRRGVVLLTNRVALGRANDAIGPFRRQVHQLAWRALGETS, encoded by the coding sequence GTGATCGAAAAACTGCAAGCCATGCTGGACGACGGCGTGGCCCGGGGCGTGGCCCCGGCCATGGTCCTGCACCTGTGGCAGGGCAGTGAAGCCGGCTGCCGGCTGAGCGCCGGCGCGGCCGAGCCCGACACCTACTTCGACCTGGCCTCGCTGACCAAGCCCCTGGCCACGGCGCTGTTGGCCTTTGACCTGGCCGCCGATGGCGTCTTGCCCCTGGAGGCCACCCTGGGCCAGGTCTGGGGTGATGTGACCCCGCCCGACAAGCGGCCCATCAGCGTCGCCCACCTGCTTTGCCACGCATCGGGCCTGCCGGCTCACCGGCCCTTTTATCAGGCCCTGGAAAAGCTGGCCGCGCCCAGCGCCCGCCGGGGGCTACTCAAGGCCATGCTGCTCAACGAGCCCCTGGAGGCCCCGCCGGGCGCGCGGGCGGTCTACAGCGACCTGGGCTACATGCTGCTTGGCCTGCTGCTGGAGGAGGCCGCGGGCGTGCTGCTGGAGACGGCCGTGGCCCAGACCCACGCCAGGCTGGGTCTCAGCGACGCCCCGCGCTTCAACCCCACCGGCGGCCCGGCCCCCATCGCCCTTTCGCGCATCGCCCCTTGCGGGCCGCTGCCCGGCCGGCCGCTGATCCACGGCCAGGTCGAAGACGAAAACGCCTTTGCCATGGGCGGCGTGGCCGGCCACAGCGGGCTTTTCGGCGCGTCGGCCCAGGTGGTGGCCCTGATGGCGGCCATGGCCCGGCTGACTGCCGGCGAGGGCCCCTGGCCGGCCCAGATCGTCGCGCCGCTTTTTCACGTCGACGCCGCCACGCCCGGCTCCACGCGCACCGCCGGGCTGGACACGCCCTGCGGCCCGGAAAGCGCCGCCGGCCCCAACGCCCCGGCCGGCGTGGTCGGCCACCTGGGCTTCACGGGGGTGAGCATGTGGCTGCACCCGGCCAGCCGACGCGGCGTGGTTTTGCTGACCAACCGCGTGGCCCTGGGCCGAGCCAACGACGCCATCGGCCCCTTCCGCCGCCAAGTCCACCAACTGGCCTGGCGCGCCTTGGGAGAAACTTCTTGA